The following are encoded together in the Ranitomeya imitator isolate aRanImi1 chromosome 4, aRanImi1.pri, whole genome shotgun sequence genome:
- the LRRN3 gene encoding leucine-rich repeat neuronal protein 3, which translates to MREIKLRINLLFGLTFTALVQATQKKMDCPELCTCEVRPWFTPRSIYIEAFTVDCNALDLYSIPNRLPANTQVLLLQANNIDKIKNADHFPVNLTGLDLSQNNLSSMVNINFTNAHRVLSVYLEENKLVDLTEESFSGLVNLQELYINHNLIATISLNAFAGVGNLLRLHLNANRLQVVNSQWFEGMPHLEILMIGENPIIKIEDMNFKPLINLRSLVLAGINLTEISDNAFIGLENLESISFYDNRFINVPSVALQKVRNLKFLDLNKNPIRRIQRGDFSNMLHLKELGINNMPELVSIDSLAIENLPELRKIEATNNPKLAYIHPNAFYRLPKLETLMLNSNSLSALYRSTIDALPNLKELGIHSNPIRCDCVNRWINMNKTSIRFMETDSLFCVDPPEFEGQNVRHIHFREMMEICLPLIAPQSFPSDLDIRTGNSISLHCRATAEPEPDIYWITPSGSKLQPNTINGPFYVHIEGTLEITSISVLEAGLYTCVAKNLVGADLKTVMITVDGFLPEDANGSVSIDIKEIQSNSVLVSWNSQSKILKSSVQWIASLNAEYTRIAHSVRMPSDIKQYNLTRLSPLTEYKICIDVPNIYQQVEKQCINVTTKGMDALRKHNESFKTTALIIILCGLFGIITVAYFFNYISLYLRRFSEQRCSENLLQIPPFAYNDLYPPLLSLWNLDNDSTSLEVKSTVIQVPSMIP; encoded by the coding sequence ATCCCTAACAGACTTCCAGCAAACACACAAGTCTTACTTTTACAGGCTAATAATATTGACAAAATTAAAAATGCAGACCATTTTCCAGTAAATCTTACAGGGCTGGATTTATCACAGAACAATCTGTCCTCGATGGTCAATATCAATTTCACAAATGCCCATCGGGTGCTTTCTGTATACCTGGAGGAAAATAAACTAGTGGACCTAACAGAGGAAAGCTTTTCTGGACTGGTAAATTTACAAGAGCTCTACATCAATCATAACTTGATAGCCACAATTTCTTTAAATGCATTTGCTGGGGTTGGCAATTTGCTCAGGCTTCACCTTAACGCAAACAGATTGCAAGTGGTTAATAGTCAGTGGTTTGAAGGAATGCCGCATCTGGAGATTCTCATGATTGGTGAAAATCCAATAATCAAAATCGAAGATATGAACTTTAAGCCTCTTATCAATCTGCGCAGCCTGGTTTTAGCAGGAATAAATCTGACAGAAATATCTGATAATGCCTTCATAGGCCTAGAAAATTTGGAAAGCATTTCTTTCTATGACAACAGATTTATTAACGTCCCGTCTGTTGCTCTTCAAAAGGTTCGGAACCTTAAATTTTTGGATCTAAATAAAAATCCTATTCGGAGAATACAAAGAGGAGATTTCAGCAATATGCTACACTTGAAAGAGCTGGGCATTAATAACATGCCTGAGCTAGTTTCAATAGATAGTCTTGCCATCGAAAATTTGCCCGAACTGAGAAAAATAGAAGCAACCAATAACCCTAAACTGGCCTACATTCATCCCAATGCGTTCTATAGACTTCCTAAGTTGGAAACCCTCATGCTCAACAGTAACTCACTCAGCGCACTATATAGAAGCACTATCGACGCTCTGCCCAATCTTAAAGAATTGGGAATACACAGCAACCCCATCAGATGTGACTGTGTGAACCGCTGGATAAATATGAATAAAACAAGCATCCGTTTTATGGAAACTGATTCGTTGTTTTGTGTGGATCCCCCTGAATTTGAAGGTCAGAATGTTAGACACATACATTTTAGGGAAATGATGGAAATATGTTTACCGCTTATCGCGCCACAGAGCTTTCCTTCAGATCTGGATATAAGAACTGGTAACTCCATTTCATTACATTGTCGAGCTACGGCAGAACCAGAGCCAGACATTTATTGGATCACACCTTCGGGTTCTAAGCTTCAACCCAATACAATTAATGGTCCATTTTATGTCCACATTGAAGGAACATTAGAAATCACCAGCATAAGTGTTTTAGAAGCTGGACTTTATACCTGTGTTGCAAAGAACCTGGTTGGTGCAGATTTGAAAACAGTCATGATCACAGTGGATGGATTCCTACCGGAGGATGCCAATGGATCAGTCAGCATTGATATCAAGGAAATTCAAAGTAATTCTGTATTGGTGTCTTGGAATTCACAATCAAAGATTTTGAAGTCTAGTGTGCAGTGGATAGCATCCCTGAATGCGGAATACACCAGAATTGCCCACAGTGTCCGAATGCCGTCAGACATCAAACAATACAATTTAACGCGCCTAAGTCCTCTGACTGAATATAAGATCTGCATTGATGTACCCAACATCTATCAGCAAGTGGAAAAGCAATGCATTAACGTTACCACAAAAGGAATGGATGCTTTGAGAAAACATAATGAATCCTTTAAAACTACAGCTCTGATTATTATCTTATGTGGTCTGTTTGGGATCATTACCGTGGCTTATTTCTTCAATTATATCTCTTTATACTTAAGACGATTTTCAGAGCAGAGATGTAGTGAAAACCTTTTGCAGATCCCACCATTTGCTTACAATGACCTTTACCCTCCATTGCTGAGCCTTTGGAATCTTGACAATGATAGCACATCCCTAGAAGTCAAATCTACAGTAATACAAGTACCCAGTATGATTCCCTAA